From the Cyanobacteriota bacterium genome, one window contains:
- a CDS encoding PAS domain S-box protein, with the protein MQVLIVVSAVGWLSFRGGQQAVNALASRLQQETSHRITQELTTYLARPVTVNKMNLDAIQIGLVDVQNSTQLEQLFWRELRTHKVSLIKLGTESGRLVGVGNLVPGEDSRIFEVTPEQPAQLRVYASDRQGNRTALVQTIWERNPVYKLWYTKAVQVGRLVWSAIDQLEGYPTIPVITCSVPIYSQANKLIGVLAAELTLSDLSNFLRMVQTSSSGRTFIVDRYGLLIASSDNQPITRTIGSSVATRLRATDSSDHLIQTTAQYLSHQFPNLTAITTSQHLTFSDEGQKRFVQVTPWHDELGLDWLVINVLPESDFMGQVNAARVQTLWLSLLALGATIVIGSFTAHWIVYPIMRLSRSAEALSVGNWETPVDIWRNDEVGHLAKAFRRMAYQLRDSFALLEQRMEEQTADLASAEMMNRSLLQAIPDLIARLDDQGTYLDFKPAETFSSVVTQDEVVGFNIYDLLPLELAEQHMQGVRQALQTGTLQHREYQLLVKGDVRYEESRIVPIGSDQALVIVRDITERKQAEREMEILLTLTQDINASTDFQTALTITLKEICDVTGWLCGEAWVPTTDGQALECHPAWYLNEAVIDEQQMQALQEFRYYSEGLTLVADQGLPTQVWQQHCAIWIADIEMEPKALYLRESVASDCGLKAGAGFPILTQQGNVVAVLVFWIGHVQHYASAAMNLVNTVTAQLGTVLHNKQIEAKLSGLFAAMRDVILIFDDQGYCLEVVTTDPSLLYPLSEQQVGRYLSDVLPKEQATAFRECIWEALRTHQTTTIEYKLPIEGQDLWFSANVSPIADNRVIWVARDITHRKQAEEVLRQREADLARTSRFLDSIIETMPLAVFAKDVTQEFRYVLWNKAAEEIYGIRREQALGRTLYDLVDPELAAQLSAEHETLVEQRQLVITDEIFQSRYQREIWQRIRKLPIIDDQNQVSHLLYIAEDVTEYKRLEAELHTTNDVLRQAEEKYRSIVENAVDGIFQTTPDGRYLSANLALAKIFGYDSPEELMAAVNQLVHHLYVDKQDRDRFVSSIRITGSIANFEARVYRKDGSTIWIEENAREVRDADGKLLYYEGIVTDITRRRMAETALRLEKEKYERLLLNILPEPIVNRLKYHNDAIAESFEEVSILFADIVGFTPLSAQMQPIELVGMLNQVFSEFDRLVDQYQLEKI; encoded by the coding sequence ATGCAGGTTCTAATAGTAGTCAGCGCTGTTGGTTGGCTATCGTTCCGAGGTGGCCAGCAGGCTGTTAATGCACTGGCAAGTCGATTGCAACAGGAAACTAGTCATCGCATCACCCAAGAGTTGACAACCTACTTGGCTAGGCCAGTAACAGTCAACAAAATGAACCTAGATGCCATCCAGATAGGGTTGGTGGATGTGCAAAATTCGACCCAACTGGAACAACTATTTTGGCGGGAACTGCGAACCCATAAGGTTAGCCTGATCAAGCTGGGGACAGAATCAGGTCGATTGGTGGGTGTAGGGAATCTAGTGCCAGGGGAGGATAGCCGAATTTTTGAAGTCACACCAGAGCAACCGGCACAATTGAGGGTTTATGCGTCTGATCGCCAGGGTAATCGCACGGCCTTAGTTCAGACTATTTGGGAGCGCAACCCTGTCTATAAACTCTGGTACACCAAAGCAGTGCAAGTTGGTCGCCTTGTATGGAGTGCGATCGACCAGCTTGAGGGCTATCCCACCATACCAGTTATTACTTGTAGTGTACCTATCTATAGTCAAGCCAACAAGTTGATCGGCGTGTTGGCCGCTGAATTAACCCTATCTGATCTCAGCAACTTCTTGAGGATGGTTCAAACCAGCAGCTCTGGGCGCACCTTTATTGTTGATCGCTACGGTCTATTAATCGCTAGTTCCGACAATCAACCCATTACCCGCACGATCGGTAGCTCAGTAGCTACCCGTCTGCGCGCTACGGACAGCAGCGATCATTTGATCCAAACGACTGCTCAATATCTCTCGCATCAATTTCCTAACCTAACAGCCATTACCACCAGCCAACACCTAACGTTTAGCGACGAGGGCCAAAAACGATTTGTGCAGGTTACACCCTGGCACGATGAACTGGGATTAGATTGGCTAGTCATCAATGTTTTGCCAGAGTCTGACTTCATGGGACAGGTAAATGCCGCTCGCGTTCAGACACTCTGGCTGTCTCTATTGGCCCTAGGAGCAACAATCGTCATTGGTTCCTTTACTGCCCACTGGATTGTTTACCCGATTATGCGCCTGAGTCGATCGGCTGAGGCCCTGTCTGTAGGCAATTGGGAAACCCCAGTTGACATCTGGCGCAATGACGAGGTTGGTCATTTAGCAAAGGCATTTCGACGCATGGCCTACCAACTGCGAGACTCTTTCGCTCTCTTAGAACAGCGCATGGAGGAGCAAACCGCTGATTTAGCCAGCGCAGAAATGATGAACCGCAGCCTATTACAAGCAATTCCTGACTTGATTGCCCGCCTTGACGATCAGGGCACCTATTTAGACTTCAAACCAGCCGAAACCTTTTCATCGGTTGTCACTCAGGATGAGGTAGTTGGCTTTAACATCTACGATCTCTTACCGCTAGAGCTAGCTGAGCAGCATATGCAAGGTGTGCGGCAAGCATTACAAACGGGTACACTGCAGCATCGGGAATATCAACTCCTTGTGAAGGGCGATGTACGTTATGAGGAGTCACGAATTGTGCCAATAGGCTCAGATCAAGCCCTTGTTATCGTGCGCGATATCACCGAGCGCAAGCAAGCGGAAAGGGAAATGGAAATTCTGTTGACCTTGACGCAAGACATCAATGCCTCAACAGATTTTCAAACAGCACTAACTATTACCCTAAAAGAAATCTGTGATGTGACCGGGTGGCTGTGTGGCGAAGCTTGGGTGCCGACTACTGATGGCCAAGCGTTAGAATGCCATCCTGCCTGGTACTTGAACGAGGCTGTCATAGATGAGCAACAGATGCAAGCACTGCAAGAATTCCGCTATTACAGCGAAGGACTAACTTTAGTAGCCGATCAAGGACTACCCACTCAAGTCTGGCAGCAACACTGTGCTATCTGGATTGCAGATATTGAAATGGAGCCTAAAGCGCTCTATCTTCGGGAGTCTGTTGCTAGCGACTGTGGCTTGAAGGCAGGGGCTGGGTTTCCTATCTTGACACAACAGGGGAACGTAGTTGCAGTGTTGGTGTTTTGGATAGGCCACGTTCAGCACTATGCCTCTGCGGCTATGAATTTAGTTAATACCGTAACCGCTCAACTGGGTACTGTTCTCCACAATAAGCAAATTGAGGCCAAGCTGTCAGGACTCTTTGCCGCTATGCGCGATGTCATCCTGATTTTTGACGATCAGGGCTATTGCCTAGAGGTCGTGACTACGGATCCAAGTTTGTTATATCCGCTCTCCGAGCAGCAGGTGGGACGCTATTTAAGCGATGTCTTACCCAAGGAACAAGCAACAGCATTTCGAGAATGCATCTGGGAAGCGTTGCGAACTCACCAAACGACCACGATCGAATACAAGCTGCCGATAGAAGGACAAGACCTCTGGTTTTCTGCCAATGTTTCTCCCATTGCCGACAATCGCGTCATTTGGGTTGCCCGCGACATTACCCACCGCAAACAGGCCGAGGAAGTCTTGCGGCAGCGTGAAGCCGACCTAGCTCGCACCAGTCGCTTCCTCGACAGTATTATTGAAACTATGCCTCTAGCTGTGTTTGCTAAGGATGTAACCCAGGAATTCCGCTATGTGCTGTGGAACAAAGCGGCTGAAGAAATCTATGGCATTCGCCGTGAGCAGGCGTTAGGGCGCACTCTGTATGATCTCGTTGACCCTGAGCTAGCAGCGCAACTGTCTGCTGAGCATGAAACCTTAGTGGAGCAACGACAATTAGTGATTACGGATGAGATTTTCCAGAGCCGCTATCAGCGAGAAATTTGGCAGCGAATCCGCAAGCTCCCAATCATAGATGACCAGAATCAAGTCTCGCATCTGCTCTACATTGCTGAGGATGTGACTGAATACAAGCGCCTAGAGGCTGAACTGCACACAACTAATGATGTATTACGACAGGCCGAGGAAAAATATCGCAGTATTGTGGAAAATGCAGTTGATGGTATTTTTCAAACCACACCCGATGGGCGCTATCTCAGCGCTAACCTAGCGCTTGCTAAAATCTTTGGCTATGACTCTCCTGAAGAGCTAATGGCAGCCGTGAATCAGCTTGTGCACCATCTCTACGTAGATAAGCAGGATCGTGATCGCTTCGTTTCCAGTATTAGGATAACTGGGTCAATCGCCAACTTTGAAGCACGAGTCTATCGCAAGGATGGCAGCACCATCTGGATTGAAGAGAACGCCAGAGAAGTACGAGATGCCGATGGAAAATTACTCTACTATGAAGGCATCGTTACAGATATTACCCGGCGACGCATGGCAGAAACTGCTTTACGCTTAGAAAAGGAAAAATATGAGCGCCTGCTGCTTAACATTTTGCCAGAACCAATCGTCAATCGTCTCAAGTACCACAATGACGCGATCGCCGAGAGCTTTGAAGAAGTTAGCATTCTGTTTGCAGACATTGTTGGCTTCACGCCCCTGTCCGCTCAGATGCAACCGATTGAACTAGTGGGAATGCTGAATCAAGTGTTTTCTGAATTCGATCGCTTAGTGGATCAGTATCAACTGGAAAAAATCA